From Thermogladius calderae 1633, a single genomic window includes:
- the gatE gene encoding Glu-tRNA(Gln) amidotransferase subunit GatE, with the protein MSRAVQGLDYEKLGLRVGLEIHVQLDTREKLFCSCPTKLVEEDSVDVFYRELRPSRSEMGEVDQAAVLEWKKGRRFKYDSPRSASCLVEADEEPPHQMNREALEVALAVALSLNMRIVDEVYVMRKIVIDGSNVSGFQRTSLIAMNGWLEDEDGRVRIQTLCLEEDAARKMGESEYEVEYKLDRLGIPLVEIATAPDIHSPEQARRVAFKIGQLVRLTGRAKRGLGSIRQDVNISITGGGKVEIKGIQHLYMIPRVIEYETLRQLRLLEIREELRRRGVVKESLRAVFVDLTDLFRNTQSKLIKRLLTEKNAVVYGLKLAEFKGLLGLELQPGRRFGTELADYARVWAGVGGLIHSDELPGYGITVEEVNEVYRRLGANPERDAFVLVVDERSKALRALEIVLERVKVALDGVPEETRAANPDGTTRYMRPRPGGARMYPETDIPPILITGDLIESAKRLVPEPFEAKLERFVRDHGLSRELATSVINDIRLDLYERLVEKWRGKVPPVLIASTIANTLRMLENEGVRVENIEDEHIEKVIDLVAAGKLVKDAIPDVLREVSKEPERDVEEVVRELGLSRISESDVLDLVDKIVKENLEKLKSRRDKAFNIVMSEAMKVLRGRVEGSLVADIVKRRLRELDIM; encoded by the coding sequence ATGAGTAGAGCGGTTCAAGGCCTCGACTACGAGAAGCTCGGTCTAAGGGTTGGACTGGAGATTCACGTCCAGTTGGACACGCGGGAGAAGCTGTTTTGCAGTTGTCCCACCAAGCTAGTGGAGGAGGACTCGGTAGACGTCTTCTACAGGGAGTTGAGGCCTAGCAGAAGCGAGATGGGCGAGGTCGACCAGGCAGCCGTCCTCGAGTGGAAGAAGGGCAGGAGGTTCAAGTACGATTCCCCCCGCTCAGCCTCTTGCCTTGTTGAGGCCGACGAAGAACCCCCTCACCAGATGAACAGAGAGGCCCTCGAGGTAGCTCTAGCTGTAGCATTATCGCTTAACATGAGGATCGTAGACGAAGTCTACGTCATGAGGAAAATAGTGATAGACGGTAGCAACGTCAGCGGATTCCAGAGGACCAGTTTGATCGCAATGAATGGCTGGCTCGAAGACGAAGATGGGAGGGTGCGCATCCAGACCCTTTGCCTAGAGGAGGACGCGGCTAGGAAAATGGGCGAGTCGGAGTATGAGGTTGAATACAAGCTTGACAGGCTAGGTATCCCGCTGGTCGAAATAGCAACAGCGCCAGATATTCACAGCCCAGAGCAGGCTCGGAGAGTCGCGTTCAAGATAGGTCAGCTAGTCAGGTTGACGGGTAGAGCTAAGCGTGGTTTGGGCTCGATCAGGCAGGACGTGAACATAAGTATCACCGGTGGGGGTAAGGTCGAGATCAAGGGTATTCAACACCTTTACATGATTCCCAGGGTGATAGAGTACGAGACGTTGAGGCAGTTAAGGCTCCTGGAGATAAGAGAGGAGCTACGTAGGAGGGGGGTTGTCAAAGAGAGTCTCAGAGCAGTATTCGTAGACTTGACCGACCTGTTCAGGAATACTCAGTCGAAGCTGATAAAGAGGCTCCTAACCGAGAAGAACGCCGTGGTCTACGGGCTCAAGCTCGCTGAATTCAAGGGTCTACTCGGCCTCGAGTTACAGCCCGGTAGAAGATTCGGTACAGAGCTAGCCGACTATGCGAGGGTGTGGGCGGGGGTCGGCGGCTTGATCCACAGCGACGAGCTACCGGGGTATGGAATAACAGTGGAAGAAGTCAACGAGGTCTACAGGAGATTGGGTGCTAACCCCGAGAGAGACGCATTCGTACTAGTGGTCGACGAGAGAAGCAAGGCGTTGAGGGCTCTCGAGATAGTCCTAGAAAGGGTTAAAGTAGCCCTCGACGGTGTCCCCGAGGAGACTCGGGCTGCGAACCCAGATGGCACAACTAGGTACATGAGACCTAGGCCTGGAGGGGCGAGAATGTACCCTGAAACAGACATCCCGCCTATACTGATAACGGGCGATCTGATCGAGTCGGCGAAGCGTCTTGTCCCCGAGCCGTTTGAAGCAAAGCTAGAGAGGTTTGTTCGCGATCACGGGTTGAGTAGAGAGCTCGCCACTAGCGTCATAAACGACATAAGGCTCGACCTTTACGAGAGGCTTGTAGAGAAGTGGAGGGGGAAGGTACCGCCGGTCTTGATCGCCTCGACGATAGCGAACACGTTGAGGATGCTCGAGAACGAGGGAGTCCGCGTCGAGAACATAGAGGACGAGCATATAGAGAAAGTAATAGACCTCGTAGCCGCGGGTAAGTTGGTAAAAGACGCCATACCGGACGTGCTAAGAGAGGTCTCTAAAGAACCCGAACGGGACGTCGAGGAGGTCGTGAGAGAACTAGGCTTGAGCAGGATTTCCGAGAGCGACGTACTCGACCTGGTAGACAAAATCGTGAAAGAGAACTTGGAAAAATTGAAGTCGAGGCGCGATAAAGCCTTCAATATAGTTATGAGCGAGGCGATGAAGGTTCTTAGGGGTAGAGTCGAGGGCTCCCTTGTAGCGGATATCGTTAAAAGGAGGCTCAGGGAATTAGACATAATGTGA
- the gatD gene encoding Glu-tRNA(Gln) amidotransferase subunit GatD has translation MVLVYHGYTGRLAALLSGIGVEPGDRVRVVKDGEVFEGVLMPRYTVRASEDILVIKLENGYNIGIKVDERTQVSLASKKSRLERVAEPEEAVESKAKIVLLSTGGTIASKIDYETGAVVPALSTREITEWAPDLTDIAVFEAREVMRVFSEDITPSDWERLANEVYREMKRGVNGAVIAHGTDMMSYSAAALAFAIRDKPVPIVFVGSQRSSDRPSSDSILNLKGAFITASRAPIAESLIAMHASTSDDLIAVHRGVKVRKMHTSRRDAFQSINDKPIFLVNPYTSEVKQVGKILKTRDPTRTPSLEARFDDKVALVKAYPGVQNEIIDMLVDKGFHGIVIEGSGLGHISNRLLDSIKRAVESGVPVVMTSQCLFGRVNLNVYSTGRRLLEAGVIPAEDMLPEVAYVKLSWVLASKTRDIAEVRKWMLTNLEGEINYRHTLDLYPRWLYE, from the coding sequence ATGGTACTTGTCTACCACGGGTACACGGGTAGACTAGCCGCGTTGTTGTCGGGCATAGGGGTCGAGCCAGGTGACAGGGTCAGAGTAGTGAAGGACGGCGAGGTATTCGAAGGAGTATTAATGCCGAGGTACACCGTTAGAGCGAGCGAGGATATACTGGTCATAAAGCTAGAAAACGGCTATAACATAGGAATTAAAGTCGACGAGAGGACACAGGTATCCCTGGCCTCCAAGAAGTCCAGGCTAGAGAGAGTAGCAGAGCCGGAGGAGGCCGTGGAGAGCAAGGCTAAGATCGTACTGTTGAGTACAGGGGGTACGATAGCCTCTAAGATAGACTACGAGACGGGCGCGGTCGTCCCGGCGCTTTCGACTAGGGAGATCACGGAGTGGGCCCCCGACCTGACTGACATAGCCGTGTTCGAGGCAAGAGAGGTCATGAGGGTGTTCAGCGAGGACATAACTCCAAGCGACTGGGAGAGGCTTGCGAACGAAGTTTACAGAGAAATGAAGCGAGGCGTGAACGGGGCTGTCATAGCTCACGGCACCGACATGATGTCCTACTCCGCCGCAGCGTTGGCCTTCGCTATAAGGGACAAGCCCGTCCCCATAGTGTTCGTTGGTTCTCAGAGGAGTAGTGACAGGCCAAGCAGCGACTCCATACTGAACCTTAAGGGAGCCTTTATAACCGCATCAAGAGCACCAATAGCGGAGTCCCTTATCGCAATGCACGCCTCTACTTCTGACGACCTGATAGCCGTCCACAGAGGGGTTAAGGTGAGGAAGATGCACACGAGCAGGAGGGACGCTTTTCAGTCTATTAACGACAAGCCTATATTCCTAGTGAACCCCTACACCTCGGAGGTCAAACAGGTCGGGAAGATTTTAAAGACTAGGGATCCTACGAGAACGCCCTCTCTGGAGGCGAGGTTCGATGACAAGGTAGCCTTGGTTAAGGCCTACCCCGGGGTACAGAACGAGATAATCGACATGCTCGTCGACAAGGGTTTCCACGGCATAGTCATCGAGGGGAGCGGGCTAGGACACATATCGAACAGGCTCTTAGACTCGATTAAGAGGGCTGTCGAGAGTGGAGTCCCCGTTGTAATGACAAGTCAGTGCCTCTTCGGCAGGGTAAACTTGAACGTCTACTCCACGGGGCGCAGGCTCCTAGAAGCCGGGGTTATACCAGCAGAGGACATGTTGCCGGAGGTAGCCTACGTAAAGCTTTCGTGGGTTCTAGCCAGCAAGACGAGGGACATCGCGGAGGTCAGGAAGTGGATGTTGACCAATCTAGAGGGGGAGATAAACTACAGGCACACGCTAGACCTGTACCCGAGGTGGTTGTATGAGTAG
- a CDS encoding 30S ribosomal protein S30e, with protein MPSHGSLTKAGKVRSQTPKIPPKGRKNKPPRVRNRVEYARRVLAPASKPTVM; from the coding sequence ATGCCAAGCCACGGCTCACTTACAAAGGCGGGCAAGGTCAGAAGCCAAACACCCAAGATCCCACCCAAGGGTAGGAAGAACAAGCCGCCGAGAGTCAGGAACAGGGTGGAGTACGCAAGGAGAGTCTTAGCTCCAGCTTCTAAGCCTACTGTAATGTAA
- a CDS encoding rRNA biogenesis protein Nop56/Nop58 (functions along with aFIB and aL7a; guides 2'-O-methylation of ribose to specific sites in RNAs) gives MAAVYFTQNVLGAFLLDEEGKRLAESLAPFKTNEIIDYLIDLEEGKVTQQAREVLEKAKSMGFNEVVVETIEDGKIASSLGLTPRVDVRASVISRFRERLQDLAVELGLCSSKDEFYTKLHEISLELSRRKLRKEAQKRDLLAIQAIRAIDDIDKTINLYVSRLREWYSIHFPELDELVKDHHDYARIVYELGDRENISYEKLKRLGFSEELSTKISEASRKSIGADLSDFDIEYIKTLAGIILDLYELRETLEGYIDAVMKEVSPNVTAIVGSKLGARLLSLAGSLENLAKLPASTIQVLGAEKALFRALRTGGKPPKHGVIFQYPAIHKSPRWQRGKIARALAAKLAIAAKIDFYTGRFVGDKLVKELQERIEEVKKLYAKPPAKKPEEVKPSKKGREKRR, from the coding sequence ATGGCCGCAGTTTACTTTACGCAGAACGTGCTAGGGGCGTTTTTGCTCGACGAGGAGGGGAAAAGGCTAGCAGAGAGCCTGGCGCCTTTCAAGACCAACGAGATAATAGACTACCTCATAGACCTCGAGGAGGGCAAGGTTACACAGCAAGCGAGAGAGGTGCTCGAGAAGGCGAAGTCTATGGGGTTCAACGAGGTAGTCGTCGAGACTATAGAGGACGGGAAGATCGCCAGCTCTCTCGGCTTAACTCCGAGAGTCGACGTGAGAGCTAGTGTGATAAGCAGGTTTAGGGAGAGACTACAAGACTTGGCCGTAGAGCTGGGTTTATGTAGTTCCAAGGACGAGTTCTACACGAAGTTGCACGAGATATCGCTAGAGCTGTCCCGTAGGAAGCTCAGGAAAGAAGCCCAGAAAAGAGACCTGCTCGCGATCCAAGCTATAAGGGCTATAGACGACATCGACAAGACCATAAACCTGTACGTGTCCAGGCTGAGGGAGTGGTATAGCATACACTTCCCCGAGCTAGACGAGCTCGTCAAAGACCACCACGACTACGCCAGGATAGTCTACGAGCTTGGGGACAGGGAGAACATCAGCTACGAGAAGCTAAAGAGGCTTGGCTTTAGCGAGGAGCTGTCCACGAAAATATCCGAAGCTTCGAGAAAGAGCATTGGCGCGGACCTGAGCGATTTCGACATTGAGTACATTAAGACCCTCGCAGGAATTATACTAGACCTCTACGAGCTCAGAGAGACTCTCGAGGGATATATCGACGCAGTAATGAAAGAGGTTTCACCCAACGTCACCGCTATCGTGGGGAGTAAGCTGGGCGCGAGACTTCTCAGCCTGGCAGGTAGCCTCGAGAACTTGGCTAAGCTACCCGCCAGCACAATACAGGTGCTCGGGGCCGAGAAAGCCCTGTTCAGGGCTCTTAGAACCGGCGGTAAACCGCCGAAGCACGGCGTGATATTCCAATACCCTGCCATACACAAGAGCCCGAGGTGGCAGAGAGGCAAGATCGCCAGAGCACTCGCAGCAAAGCTCGCTATTGCGGCCAAGATAGACTTCTACACTGGCAGGTTTGTAGGGGACAAGCTGGTTAAAGAGCTCCAGGAAAGGATTGAGGAGGTTAAAAAGCTGTACGCGAAGCCGCCTGCTAAGAAGCCGGAAGAGGTTAAACCGAGCAAGAAGGGTAGAGAGAAGAGGAGGTGA
- a CDS encoding fibrillarin-like rRNA/tRNA 2'-O-methyltransferase: MSEVVAIKPHEKYYGVYVVELEDGSMRLATKNLVPGHRVYGERLFRYENVEYREWNMYRSKLAGALANGLSEQPIRESDSILYLGVATGTTASHISDIIGLKGRIYGVEFAPRVMREFVALADVRKNLYPILADARKPQLYRHVVELVDGVYADIAQPEQASVVADNADYFLKHNGYLLLAIKARSIDVTKEPSEVYRREIETLKNRGFEIVDVVHLEPYDKDHAMVYARFKR; the protein is encoded by the coding sequence TTGAGCGAAGTGGTCGCTATTAAACCCCACGAGAAGTACTACGGAGTCTACGTGGTCGAGCTCGAAGACGGGAGCATGAGGCTGGCTACTAAGAACCTCGTCCCAGGCCACAGGGTCTACGGCGAGAGGCTCTTCAGGTACGAGAACGTCGAGTACAGGGAGTGGAACATGTACAGGAGCAAGCTAGCTGGCGCCCTCGCAAATGGTTTGAGCGAGCAGCCGATTAGGGAAAGCGACTCGATCCTGTACCTCGGAGTCGCTACAGGCACTACCGCCAGCCACATCTCTGACATAATAGGACTGAAAGGCAGGATCTACGGTGTGGAGTTCGCGCCCAGGGTCATGAGAGAGTTCGTTGCACTCGCAGACGTGAGGAAAAACCTCTACCCGATACTCGCCGACGCCAGGAAGCCACAGCTGTATAGGCACGTGGTGGAGCTAGTCGACGGAGTATACGCTGACATCGCCCAGCCAGAGCAAGCATCCGTTGTAGCGGACAACGCGGATTACTTCCTGAAGCACAACGGGTATCTGCTACTAGCCATTAAAGCAAGGAGCATCGACGTGACGAAAGAGCCCAGCGAGGTCTACAGGAGAGAGATCGAGACGCTGAAGAACAGGGGTTTCGAGATAGTGGACGTAGTCCACTTAGAGCCCTACGACAAAGACCACGCCATGGTCTACGCGAGGTTCAAGAGGTAA
- a CDS encoding transcriptional regulator, with translation MKSRVLEELTEETVGTLGRAGFIVEEIDYPEEGRSVDVVGRSGDKKVILKVVYDSARVSKREIEDLKKLSATYRASVLIVSEKYWKTEMEDDVVYVRNDIYVVNKNLLRDYLLKSSKPIVLNVRGNYLVRISSKGFAKRRLELGLSRSEVANRLNISREAVYQYETRRSMTSVQTAIKIADLLGEEVFEEIDLLNESMFDQYESRAESPLLNELLSLVNVRDAKFFSFTTTPVDAAIVKDEKTVSIVRLTGFSRSEVELKADNAVKLTSITRSTPLFIHDERRIERIGEALREIFGE, from the coding sequence ATGAAAAGCAGAGTACTAGAGGAGCTCACCGAGGAAACGGTTGGAACTCTCGGCCGCGCCGGCTTTATTGTAGAGGAGATAGACTACCCCGAGGAGGGCCGTAGTGTAGACGTTGTTGGTAGGTCTGGAGACAAGAAGGTAATTCTGAAAGTGGTTTACGACTCTGCGAGAGTGAGCAAGAGGGAGATAGAGGACCTGAAGAAGCTCTCCGCAACATACAGAGCGTCGGTTCTAATAGTGTCGGAGAAGTACTGGAAGACCGAGATGGAAGACGACGTCGTCTACGTTAGAAACGACATCTACGTCGTCAACAAAAACCTCCTCCGGGACTACCTGCTGAAAAGCAGTAAGCCCATAGTGCTCAATGTGAGGGGGAACTACCTGGTCAGAATAAGCAGTAAAGGGTTTGCGAAGAGGAGGCTGGAGCTGGGCCTTTCGAGGAGCGAAGTCGCTAACAGGCTCAACATATCTAGGGAGGCGGTGTACCAGTACGAGACCAGGCGTTCGATGACATCTGTCCAGACGGCTATCAAGATAGCCGATCTATTGGGCGAGGAGGTGTTCGAGGAGATAGACCTGCTAAACGAGAGCATGTTCGACCAGTACGAGAGCCGTGCTGAGAGCCCGCTCCTAAACGAGTTACTCAGTCTCGTGAACGTCAGGGATGCCAAGTTCTTCTCCTTCACAACGACACCTGTAGACGCTGCTATCGTCAAGGACGAAAAGACGGTCTCGATTGTGAGGTTGACCGGGTTCAGCAGAAGTGAAGTCGAGCTCAAGGCGGATAACGCCGTGAAGCTGACTAGCATTACAAGGTCTACGCCGCTGTTCATACACGACGAGAGGAGGATTGAAAGGATCGGGGAGGCTTTGAGAGAGATATTCGGTGAGTAG
- a CDS encoding nucleoside-triphosphatase gives MRYTLVITGRPGVGKSTLFNKIVEALRSSGLAVAGFVTFEERDSTGLRVGFKILDLKTRSWAWLARRDSPSPVRVGSYGVFVEEANKVVEMALNKDAVVNSDVICVDEVGPMELKLPSFKPLLISALKLGKPTILVVHYRLSDPDILRLIDKSERVTLTLENRDELNRVLPGVVLEKIRGKRP, from the coding sequence ATGAGATACACCCTCGTGATAACAGGTAGACCCGGAGTAGGGAAGTCCACACTTTTCAACAAGATCGTAGAGGCGTTGAGGAGTAGTGGACTAGCCGTCGCGGGATTCGTAACCTTCGAAGAGAGAGATTCCACGGGTCTGAGAGTGGGGTTCAAGATCCTCGACTTGAAGACGAGGTCGTGGGCTTGGCTTGCCAGGAGAGATAGCCCGTCTCCTGTACGGGTCGGCTCCTATGGCGTATTCGTCGAAGAAGCAAACAAGGTCGTCGAGATGGCCCTAAACAAAGATGCTGTGGTAAACAGTGACGTCATATGCGTGGACGAGGTAGGCCCCATGGAGCTAAAGCTCCCGAGCTTTAAACCCCTGCTCATAAGTGCTCTCAAACTGGGAAAGCCGACAATCCTCGTGGTTCATTACAGGCTCTCCGACCCCGACATACTGAGGTTAATTGACAAGTCCGAGAGGGTGACGCTCACTCTCGAGAATAGGGACGAGCTAAACCGAGTATTACCTGGAGTCGTCTTAGAGAAAATCAGGGGGAAGAGACCGTAA
- a CDS encoding N2,N2-dimethylguanosine tRNA methyltransferase, with protein MTSRLLSKTIVVEEGLAKVYVPDISEYIREDGVVEPSWMPVFYNPSAKFSRDVTVLVARTYFSSREFFFLDLLSGTGVRGIRLSLEAGGVGILNDVDPRAYDYITENIKFNKLDDRLTAFNMEANALANLLTFTGVVVDYADVDPYGSPIPFFESALKPLGKKALLGVTATDRGPLNCVNKEKTLKRYWLECHSVDFANELGIRVLTYVTALRASALNYAITPLLYLSKAHYFRVFYLVERRNPYEEISRCKGYIWYCRDTLERGLSKTGEPDVSCKGGKRPIVIGPLWVCPLGSKEFVDRVAENLEKTPYLKNRDVLKYVNLLKSEVDVNVPYIRLDLLCKKIGANMPNMDSLVERLRSMGFRASRTHLDYRGVKTDAPLDVLTSAIRETGGAGSS; from the coding sequence ATGACTAGCAGGCTGTTAAGCAAAACCATTGTAGTAGAAGAGGGCCTAGCAAAAGTATACGTGCCAGACATCTCGGAGTACATAAGAGAGGACGGGGTAGTAGAGCCTTCCTGGATGCCCGTATTTTACAACCCGTCAGCTAAGTTCTCTAGGGATGTAACCGTACTCGTTGCGAGGACGTACTTTAGTAGTAGGGAGTTCTTCTTCCTCGACCTTCTCTCGGGTACAGGTGTGAGAGGGATCAGGCTGTCGCTCGAGGCGGGAGGCGTAGGGATATTAAACGACGTAGACCCTCGGGCATACGACTACATAACCGAGAACATCAAGTTCAACAAGCTAGACGACAGGCTAACAGCGTTCAATATGGAGGCTAACGCCCTGGCCAACCTTTTGACCTTCACAGGTGTAGTCGTCGACTACGCCGATGTAGACCCTTACGGCTCGCCAATACCCTTCTTCGAGAGCGCTCTAAAGCCGTTGGGGAAGAAGGCACTACTAGGCGTCACAGCCACGGATAGGGGGCCTTTGAATTGCGTGAACAAGGAGAAGACTCTCAAGAGGTACTGGTTGGAGTGTCACAGTGTCGACTTCGCGAACGAACTTGGGATTAGAGTTTTGACTTACGTTACAGCCCTGAGGGCGTCAGCCCTCAACTACGCTATCACACCCCTACTGTACCTCAGTAAGGCCCACTACTTCCGCGTCTTCTATCTGGTCGAGCGTAGGAACCCCTACGAGGAGATTTCTAGGTGTAAAGGGTACATATGGTACTGCAGGGATACCCTCGAAAGAGGACTCTCAAAGACTGGCGAGCCGGATGTGTCTTGCAAAGGGGGGAAGAGGCCCATAGTGATTGGCCCCCTATGGGTGTGCCCGCTGGGTAGCAAGGAGTTCGTTGACCGAGTAGCCGAGAACCTCGAGAAGACGCCTTATCTCAAGAATAGGGACGTGCTGAAGTACGTCAACTTATTGAAGAGCGAGGTAGATGTGAACGTCCCATACATAAGGCTGGATCTCCTCTGCAAGAAGATTGGAGCCAACATGCCGAACATGGATTCGCTTGTTGAAAGGCTGAGAAGCATGGGTTTTAGGGCCTCGAGAACACACCTGGACTACAGGGGTGTGAAGACCGATGCTCCTCTAGATGTTCTGACAAGCGCCATACGAGAGACTGGTGGAGCCGGCTCCTCGTGA
- a CDS encoding MarR family transcriptional regulator, translating into MSKDSVSERIIGFLLSNEGKDVLQSELWKELGLTSKELSKALKKLEEEGVIKREPVTYKGKRTYRITLVADTLARVQKTGLQAGRLGKLVVSKLVDEVLDIPCVSCPFINRCYEGGFYDPVNCQFINEWVLRHGQTKRTR; encoded by the coding sequence ATGTCGAAGGACTCAGTAAGCGAGAGGATAATCGGGTTCTTGCTCTCAAACGAGGGCAAGGATGTTCTGCAAAGCGAGTTGTGGAAAGAGCTCGGGTTGACCAGTAAGGAGTTGTCAAAGGCTTTGAAGAAGCTCGAGGAGGAAGGAGTCATTAAGAGAGAGCCCGTTACATACAAGGGTAAGAGGACCTACAGAATTACACTCGTGGCGGACACTTTAGCTAGAGTACAGAAAACAGGTCTCCAGGCTGGGCGTCTTGGGAAACTAGTTGTGAGTAAATTAGTTGACGAGGTACTCGACATACCGTGTGTATCCTGCCCATTCATCAACAGGTGCTATGAAGGCGGGTTCTACGACCCGGTGAACTGCCAGTTCATAAACGAGTGGGTCTTGAGACACGGACAAACCAAAAGAACGCGTTAA
- a CDS encoding transcription initiation factor IIB, translating to MKIETAVLRCPVCGNQNIVFDYSENAYVCPVCGTVLEERPIDYGIETLIKDETTPRVSGSFTNRVHDRGIGGTEIAGRIVNHVKEGRGWVARQKDVRVSKSERIVEKALKHLNDLVKLIKPPTAVAETAGEILREAVAGKNFKEKTLKRLAAASLYLSYKIHGYPRPFKQFASELGLEPQEVWNAIKMVSESVKNLNKKLARNEPQTIISYIVKSSGLPPEVEFVANKIVAEVTSTGLVSGKGLSSLAASAVYVAAILTGNRRTQLDIAKTVGLTDVAIRNSYSEIVRNLDIVITM from the coding sequence ATGAAGATAGAGACGGCTGTCCTGAGATGCCCGGTATGCGGTAATCAAAACATAGTCTTCGACTACTCCGAGAACGCGTACGTTTGCCCTGTTTGCGGGACAGTCCTAGAGGAGAGACCAATCGACTACGGTATTGAGACTCTGATAAAGGACGAGACCACCCCTAGAGTAAGCGGCTCCTTCACTAACAGGGTTCACGACAGGGGTATCGGGGGGACAGAGATAGCCGGTAGGATTGTCAACCACGTGAAAGAGGGCAGGGGCTGGGTCGCGAGGCAGAAAGACGTCAGGGTCAGCAAGAGCGAGAGGATCGTTGAGAAGGCGCTCAAGCACCTCAACGACCTAGTCAAGCTGATAAAGCCGCCAACCGCAGTAGCCGAGACGGCGGGCGAAATTCTCAGGGAGGCGGTCGCAGGCAAGAACTTCAAGGAGAAGACGCTCAAGCGGCTGGCCGCAGCCTCGCTGTACCTGTCTTACAAGATCCACGGCTACCCAAGACCCTTCAAGCAGTTTGCTAGCGAGCTCGGGCTCGAACCGCAGGAGGTTTGGAATGCTATTAAGATGGTGAGCGAGTCTGTCAAGAACCTGAACAAGAAACTGGCGAGGAACGAGCCCCAAACGATCATCTCCTACATAGTGAAGAGCTCTGGCCTACCCCCGGAGGTCGAGTTCGTAGCCAATAAGATCGTGGCAGAAGTCACGAGCACGGGGCTAGTGAGCGGAAAGGGGCTTTCAAGCCTCGCAGCCTCAGCCGTTTACGTGGCCGCTATCCTGACGGGGAATAGGAGGACTCAACTAGACATCGCTAAAACAGTAGGGTTGACTGATGTAGCGATCAGGAATTCCTATAGCGAGATAGTCAGAAACCTGGACATAGTGATCACCATGTAG
- a CDS encoding H/ACA ribonucleoprotein complex subunit GAR1, whose product MRRLGFVEVVGKNGILVVRPSVNVREDLIGSLVYDSNLRRLGKIVDIIGRVDDPRIIVKLESRDLASTIRDYNVYYEPVKRKGTRKQGGETQ is encoded by the coding sequence TTGAGGCGCTTGGGTTTCGTAGAAGTCGTGGGTAAGAATGGGATCCTGGTGGTTAGACCATCCGTGAACGTCCGGGAGGATCTTATAGGTAGCCTCGTGTACGACTCCAATCTTCGGAGGCTTGGAAAAATAGTCGATATAATTGGGAGAGTTGACGACCCCAGGATTATCGTTAAACTGGAGTCTAGGGACTTGGCCTCTACAATACGCGACTACAACGTGTATTACGAGCCAGTTAAGAGAAAGGGGACTAGAAAGCAAGGGGGAGAGACACAGTGA
- a CDS encoding signal recognition particle subunit SRP19/SEC65 family protein: MSREYEKRKVVIYPHYIDCSSTRSEGRRVPKSLCVPNPTLEEIEKAARRLGFEVEVEADKKYPRMWRKAGRVVVNKVFSKTRLLKLISMELKKTRG; this comes from the coding sequence GTGAGTAGGGAGTACGAGAAAAGAAAGGTCGTCATATACCCTCACTACATCGATTGTTCGAGTACTCGTAGCGAGGGTAGGAGAGTTCCAAAGTCGCTCTGCGTGCCGAACCCCACGTTAGAGGAGATCGAGAAAGCAGCCCGGCGCCTAGGGTTTGAGGTGGAGGTTGAGGCAGACAAGAAGTACCCTCGAATGTGGAGGAAGGCTGGTAGAGTCGTTGTAAACAAAGTTTTTAGCAAGACGAGGCTTCTCAAGCTCATATCCATGGAGTTGAAGAAGACTAGGGGCTAG
- a CDS encoding 30S ribosomal protein S8e, producing MSYYQGNDFKKITGGKKGRRRDKRKYELGGSPINTTLAGEEERKIVRTVGGNTKVKLKRVTYVNVYLPEEKRVKRVKILDVVNVPSNPQLARSKIIVKGAIVKTEVGLVKILSRPGQDGVLNGVLVK from the coding sequence ATGTCGTACTACCAAGGTAACGACTTCAAAAAGATAACGGGGGGTAAGAAAGGACGACGCAGGGACAAGAGGAAATACGAGTTAGGGGGCTCGCCCATCAATACGACCCTGGCGGGAGAGGAGGAGAGGAAAATCGTTAGGACGGTGGGCGGGAACACTAAGGTAAAGCTGAAGAGAGTAACCTATGTCAACGTCTACTTGCCAGAAGAGAAGCGTGTCAAGAGAGTCAAGATCCTAGACGTCGTGAACGTCCCGTCTAACCCCCAGTTAGCGAGGTCCAAGATAATCGTTAAAGGCGCGATCGTCAAGACGGAGGTAGGGTTGGTCAAAATCCTTTCGAGGCCAGGGCAAGACGGAGTTTTGAACGGGGTCTTAGTAAAGTAG